The proteins below are encoded in one region of Dromaius novaehollandiae isolate bDroNov1 chromosome 9, bDroNov1.hap1, whole genome shotgun sequence:
- the LOC135329156 gene encoding endogenous retrovirus group 3 member 1 Env polyprotein-like — protein sequence MHLLLWTILIQGCIHEGNERPLPLPSPNSFNLFENNEFVLLVKAVSQTFNLSHCWVCGGPLGLSSWPWTSTSLTPDQIVSNYSETVDDMWDDSGTWPIQFPAMEQYCLIRTQEGGIEVGESKCRWTLTHKPLDKNRNLHLWMWLNETGCHRGLEGYWSNKNKTLTPQRPNYPPYKQTCKWEGTSGAWYYTGQIGDGATTFFSPLGDRDTTYFQFPPGINGPFAQGIGAKKGHYWICRHTAYKFLPAGWSGICYTGIIRPLFFLLPETGGPWLGIKVYDNLGDRRVARKTQSIKVDLGEMQKWGNNEWPPERIVQHYGPATWNPNELISGAREPIYNLKVALEIITNKTADAKDLLTLQSQQMRTAILQHRMVLDYLLAEEGEVCGKLNISNCCLEIDDVGEVVLQLTKDIRKIAHVPVQTWNGWSGNLWSWLPGAPWVKQLILYLLGAVAALMFLPCTIPCFVQLIRHAICSYHLTRRHKENPCHLLATANHSTHHLNPFPVYPEGGNCILTSIPHLPAVIPVVTITYLR from the coding sequence atgcacctactgctctggaccatcctgattcaaggatgcattcacgagggcaacgaacgaccactccctctaccttcccccaactcatttaatctcttcgagaacaacgagttcgtgttgctggtgaaagcagtaagccaaactttcaatttaagccactgctgggtttgcggaggaccgctagggttatcaagctggccgtggacatccacatccctcaccccagaccagatcgtaagcaattacagcgaaaccgtggacgacatgtgggacgacagtgggacctggccaattcagtttccagccatggagcaatattgtttaattcgtacccaggagggagggatcgaagtgggggaaagtaaatgtcgatggacactcactcataagccgctcgacaaaaacaggaatctccacctatggatgtggctcaatgaaacggggtgtcatcggggacttgagggatactggtcaaacaaaaacaaaactttaactccccaacgacccaattatcccccttacaagcaaacctgcaaatgggaaggcacttctggggcttggtattataccggccaaataggtgatggggcaaccacatttttcagccctctgggcgacagagacacaacttactttcaattcccaccagggataaacgggccatttgctcagggcattggagctaagaaggggcattattggatctgcagacacacagcatataaatttttacccgcggggtggtcgggaatttgttatacggggattatcagacctttgtttttccttttaccagaaacaggcggaccttggttaggcataaaagtatatgataacctcggagacagaagggttgcccgtaagacgcaatccattaaggtagatttgggtgagatgcaaaaatggggaaataatgagtggcctcctgaacgaatagttcaacattacgggcctgcaacctggaatcctaatgaactaatatcgggggcaagagaaccaatttacaacctaaaagtggctctagaaattattaccaacaaaaccgctgatgcaaaagatcttttaactctgcagtcccaacagatgcgcacggcaatccttcagcaccgcatggttttagactatctgttagctgaagagggagaggtgtgtgggaaattaaatatttccaactgttgtttagaaatagatgatgtaggggaggtagttctccagttaaccaaagatatcagaaaaatagcccatgtccccgtccaaacctggaacggctggagtggcaatttgtggtcctggttaccgggggcaccgtgggtgaaacagttaatattgtatttgttaggtgcagttgccgctttaatgtttttaccttgtacaattccttgctttgttcaattaatccgacatgcaatttgttcctaccacctcacccgacggcataaagaaaatccgtgccatctattggccacagccaaccacagtacccatcatttaaacccattcccagtttaccctgaaggaggaaattgcatattgacatccataccgcatttgccagctgttatacctgttgtaacaatcacttaccttcgttaa